Below is a window of Chryseobacterium indicum DNA.
ACAATTTTCTTCCCCGAAAATATCAATAATCAGGCGGTAATCGCTTTCATCTACAAATCCGTCTTTGTAAATAATACATTTATCTTTTCCAATGGGGTTGAATGTACAATCCAGATGTAAAATTCCTTCGTACGGTATTCTGTCGTTCTTTTTCAGTTCCAGATCGATGATTCTTTTTTTAGGAAAGTATTCTTTAAGAATTTCGATCGCATATTCATTGGTTCTTGCCGTTTTATAACTTCTGTAATCTTCACTGAAACATGTTCCGATGAACAGAAAATCGTCCCAGACAATAACATCTCCACCTTCAATGTGTGCTGTTTCCGGAAGATTAATTATTTTTCTCCACGCCACTTTTTCAAAAACCGTTTTATAAGCTTCCTGTTCGTCTGCGCGGTCTGCAATAACATTGGAAATGATCATTTTATCATCGATTACAAAGGCGACGTCTCTTGCAAAAACCTGATTGTAGTCTGCAATAATGTCCGGACGAAGAACTTCTACATCATATTTCTTTAAAACCGCTTCGAAAGCGTTCATTTCATGAATGATATCCGACTCTTTCGGATAGATGTTATTTTCGATTGAATGATATGACTTTGCATCATAGCTTTCCTCTAATGTAGGAACTGCTCCCATTGAATTGGGCTGCCCTAAAACCACTGATTTCAGCCTTCCCGTTTCGTTTTTTATATTTAGCTTCATAAAGATTTATGCAATGCTACAAATATAAGTAAAGGACTGAATCTGGGAAACTTTTGTCCTGTTTTTAGGTGATCTGCGCAATATAAATCTATGAAATAATCTTCTTACAGTTTTTTACTTCAGCAGATTGATAGACTAAAGCATTTATTCACTTAAATAAGCGATTTTATCAGATAATTTTATTCACAATAATTGGTTATGAATTATTTTTTGATAAAATGTAAAAAGTTTTAATTAAAATTCCTACTTTAGTGATATAATTTCTATAGAAATTAAAACATAAAACATTAACAATCAAACACCAAAACATCATGAACACAAAAAAAGCCGTGCTTTTAAAAGCACAAAAATTAGGCAGAGAAGAACAAAAATCAATTATCGGAGGAGCATCTGCTGCAAGACGCTGCTGCGAATATGATTTTGAAACAGGAAAATGTACACTCTGGACTTGCGACAGATGTCAATGTCCATAACAGAAAATTAGACTTAAAGCCTGCTTTTGAAGCAGGTTTTATTTTTTATGTTATTTTTGTACTTTATCATGAAAAAATCCGATAATTTTTACACACTATCTGTATAGCAAAAATTAAACGAAGTACAATACAGCCTTATGATTTTAAGTGGACTCAATTCTATGAAGATGATTCAAAAGAATTGTTTAGAGATTATCCAATTGAATTACTTGACGAAGAACGAATCATCTGCTCCACAATTATAAATGAAGATAATTTCAGTATTTTAACTACCAAGAAACTCATCACTTTAAAAAGCGGTAGACTTTCTTTGGGAAGTTGTATTAATGCAACAGATAAATTGTATGGAAAATTCAAAAGTAAAACAAAGGACTTCTCCT
It encodes the following:
- a CDS encoding dimethylarginine dimethylaminohydrolase family protein; translation: MKLNIKNETGRLKSVVLGQPNSMGAVPTLEESYDAKSYHSIENNIYPKESDIIHEMNAFEAVLKKYDVEVLRPDIIADYNQVFARDVAFVIDDKMIISNVIADRADEQEAYKTVFEKVAWRKIINLPETAHIEGGDVIVWDDFLFIGTCFSEDYRSYKTARTNEYAIEILKEYFPKKRIIDLELKKNDRIPYEGILHLDCTFNPIGKDKCIIYKDGFVDESDYRLIIDIFGEENCFHVTAEEMFEMFPNIFSISPEIVVSDKAFARMNNHLRNEWGMTVEEIPYREISKMGGLLRCSTMPLVRE